A single Primulina eburnea isolate SZY01 chromosome 11, ASM2296580v1, whole genome shotgun sequence DNA region contains:
- the LOC140805142 gene encoding uncharacterized protein, protein MENKVKSEVNQLPEADALPDGFVESSSPEHLEEEMNDYKEEKLLQLDSRSDVVITDGGGTSFGEVDENVGDQIDKVIVVADPLEAEAARGEENHDKEKSFDKDMDFQAVRLQDVSLTGSAENNKKEVSEVKRKNVKRSFKTEKEFLEFTLKYQQVIVERDSAIAVRDKLESLCRELQRQNKMLMDECKRVSSDGQNLRIDLSNKFQDAIKEVSNKLEEQKDECLSQLKENEMLKTKLKQLVDQYTLSEQQHAQKLKQKTLELQLADLKHRQQEEKLKQEQSQMKPYAEQVAQLLATEKNLRLQLTADGEKFQQFQEALLKSHEVFETFKQEIEKMAKSIKELKKENTFLKSKCEKSDVTLIELADERERLKKQLEKTRNQKEKLESLCRSLQAERRANAVGSNSLDSIPD, encoded by the exons ATGGAAAACAAAGTGAAGTCAGAAGTGAATCAGCTTCCTGAAGCTGATGCATTACCTGACGGGTTTGTTGAATCCTCATCTCCAGAACATCTGGAGGAGGAAATGAATGATTACAAAGAGGAAAAGTTATTGCAGCTTGATTCTCGGTCGGATGTAGTGATAACTGATGGCGGTGGCACATCTTTTGGTGAAGTTGACGAAAATGTGGGGGATCAAATAGATAAAGTGATCGTTGTGGCAGATCCATTGGAAGCCGAGGCAGCTCGTGGAGAAGAAAATCATGATAAGGAGAAAT CTTTTGACAAAGATATGGATTTTCAGGCAGTTCGTTTGCAAGATGTTTCATTGACAGGAAGTGCTGAGAACAACAAAAAA GAAGTCTCAGAAGTAAAGCGTAAGAATGTAAAGCGATCCTTTAAGACAGAGAAAGAGTTTTTGGAATTCACTCTGAAGTATCAGCAAGTCATTGTTGAAAGAGATTCTG CAATTGCTGTTAGAGATAAGCTTGAGTCATTGTGCCGGGAGCTCCAACGACAAAATAAAATGCTTATG GATgaatgcaaacgagtgtcctcAGATGGTCAAAATTTAAGAATAGATCTGTCAAACAAGTTTCAAGACGCAATTAAG GAAGTAAGTAATAAACTGGAGGAGCAAAAAGACGAATGTCTATCTCAACTGAAAGAGAATGAGAT GTTAAAGACCAAGTTAAAACAACTTGTCGATCAATATACTCTTTCTGAGCAGCAACATGCACAGAAG TTGAAACAAAAAACACTTGAACTTCAGCTTGCCGATTTGAAACATCGGCaacaagaagaaaaattgaaacAGGAGCAATCCCAGATGAAACCTTATGCAGAACAGGTTGCACAATTGCTAGCAACTGAAAAAAATTTGAGGTTGCAGTTAACAGCTGACggtgaaaagttccaacaattcCAG GAAGCATTACTGAAAAGCCACGAGGTTTTTGAAACTTTTAAGCAAGAAATTGAGAAG ATGGCAAAATCGATAAAGGAACTTAAGAAGGAAAACACCTTTTTGAAGAGCAAATGTGAAAAATCAGACGTTACTCTCATAGAACTTGCAGATGAG AGGGAACGCCTGAAGAAGCAGCTCGAGAAAACCAGAAATCAAAAGGAAAAACTCGAATCCTTATGCCGCTCCCTGCAGGCTGAGAGAAGAGCAAATGCAGTGGGAAGCAATAGCTTGGATTCAATCCCAGATTAA